The Thermodesulfovibrionales bacterium genome includes a region encoding these proteins:
- a CDS encoding CusA/CzcA family heavy metal efflux RND transporter, with product MIAKLIEFSSRNRFFIFLLTGMLVAWGYWALKHTPLDAIPDLSDTQVIIYTEWPGRSPDLVENQITYPISSTLLAAPEVNVVRGFSFLGSSFVYVIFKEGTDIYWARSRVLEYLQSVRTKLPQDVSPVLGPDATSLGWGFSYAVVDEKGKMNLAELRSLQDWHIKLALESVPGVSQVASVGGFVKQYQVIVDPIRLRSYGLTLMDIMNAIKASNIDVEGRVLELSGAEYMIRGRGYIKNLQDIKNTVLRSEKGVPVLLRDVARIELGPEIRRGIAELNGQGEVVGGIVIVRFGENVLNVIERVKEKIKTEIEPSLPEGVKIIVTYDRSDLIYRAVDTLREEIIKLAVAVSAVCLVFLLHLPSALVIILTLPVAIIASFILIHQFNVTSNIMSLSGIAIAIGAMVDASIIMVENAHKKLEEINKVGFHHNNATSYRINVIIEAAKEVGPSLFFSLLVITVGFLPVFTLEAQAGRLFKPLAFTKTFAMLFASFLAVTLTPALMTLFIRGKVLSEEKNPVSIILHKIFEPLVRLALRFKYLVIAGAIIIMALTYIPIAKLGTEFMPPLYEGTLFYMPVTAPGLSAAESARLLQIQDRIIKSIPEVELVFGKAGRAETATDPAPLEMFETVINLKPESQWREGMNVEKLKDELNEKLSIPGVANSFTMPIKARIDMLATGIRTPAGIKILGPDIETIEKIGIEIEDAIKDIPGTRSVYAERVNTGYFIDIKPRREVIARYGLSIEEVNTFVQTAIGGMNITTTVEGRERYPVNIRYPRELRDSIEKLKSLPVPLSPAGSEKNTMDPSTFQQTFITLGQLADIEVKPGPTMIKSEEGLLAAYVYIDFSSKDIGGYIEEVKKRIREKIKIPPGYRLQYSGEYEYMLRTHERLKLVIPLTIFIIFVLIYLNTRSVTKTFIVLLAVPFSLVGSFWFLHLLGYNLSTAVWVGLIALAGLDAETGVVMLLYLELAYQKWVKEGRLKTIADLRDAIMYGAVKRIRPKIMTVSVILAGLIPIMFSQGTGSDVMKRIAAPMIGGVITSTILELIIYPVIYMLIKKRALNNSTPSASL from the coding sequence ATGATTGCTAAACTTATAGAGTTCAGCTCCCGTAACAGATTTTTTATATTCCTGCTTACAGGAATGCTTGTTGCCTGGGGATACTGGGCATTAAAGCACACACCGCTTGATGCAATACCAGACCTGAGCGACACACAGGTAATCATCTATACTGAATGGCCTGGAAGGAGCCCTGACCTTGTAGAAAACCAGATAACCTATCCTATATCCTCCACACTTCTTGCAGCACCAGAGGTGAATGTAGTAAGAGGATTCTCTTTCCTGGGAAGTTCCTTTGTCTATGTAATATTTAAAGAAGGCACAGACATATACTGGGCCCGAAGCAGGGTTCTTGAGTATCTACAGTCTGTAAGGACAAAGCTTCCCCAGGATGTATCTCCTGTGCTTGGTCCTGATGCTACAAGTCTTGGATGGGGATTCAGCTATGCAGTTGTTGATGAAAAAGGAAAGATGAATCTTGCAGAGCTCCGCTCACTCCAGGACTGGCATATAAAACTTGCCCTTGAGAGTGTACCGGGCGTATCTCAGGTAGCAAGTGTTGGTGGATTTGTAAAGCAATATCAGGTGATAGTTGATCCTATAAGACTGAGGTCCTATGGGCTCACTCTAATGGATATCATGAATGCCATTAAGGCATCAAATATTGATGTGGAAGGAAGGGTACTTGAACTGAGTGGAGCAGAATACATGATTAGGGGCAGAGGATACATAAAGAATCTTCAGGATATAAAAAATACTGTCCTAAGGTCAGAAAAAGGAGTGCCTGTCTTGCTGAGAGATGTTGCAAGAATAGAACTGGGACCTGAGATAAGGAGGGGGATAGCAGAGCTCAATGGCCAAGGAGAGGTTGTTGGTGGCATAGTTATTGTAAGATTCGGTGAGAATGTCCTTAATGTCATTGAAAGGGTAAAGGAAAAGATAAAAACCGAGATAGAACCATCCCTGCCAGAAGGGGTAAAGATTATTGTTACCTATGACAGGTCTGATCTCATTTATAGAGCAGTTGATACACTAAGGGAAGAGATAATAAAACTCGCAGTGGCAGTAAGTGCCGTCTGCCTTGTATTTCTGCTTCATCTACCAAGCGCCTTAGTAATAATACTTACACTGCCTGTAGCAATAATAGCCTCCTTCATACTAATACATCAATTTAATGTCACCTCAAATATAATGAGCCTTAGCGGCATCGCGATAGCAATCGGCGCCATGGTTGATGCATCAATAATAATGGTAGAAAATGCCCACAAGAAGTTAGAGGAAATAAATAAAGTAGGATTCCATCATAACAATGCAACATCTTACAGGATAAATGTGATAATAGAGGCTGCGAAAGAGGTGGGACCTTCCTTATTCTTCTCGCTCCTTGTAATCACAGTTGGATTCCTCCCTGTCTTCACACTTGAAGCGCAGGCAGGAAGGCTCTTCAAACCACTTGCCTTTACAAAGACCTTTGCCATGCTCTTTGCCTCATTTCTTGCAGTCACACTCACACCAGCACTCATGACCTTATTTATCAGGGGAAAGGTTTTATCTGAAGAAAAAAACCCAGTAAGTATAATCCTTCATAAAATCTTTGAACCTCTTGTGAGACTGGCATTGAGATTTAAATACCTCGTAATAGCAGGTGCCATAATAATAATGGCTTTAACTTATATACCTATTGCAAAACTTGGAACAGAATTCATGCCACCCCTTTATGAGGGTACCCTTTTTTACATGCCTGTTACAGCACCTGGACTTTCAGCAGCAGAATCAGCAAGACTCCTCCAGATACAGGACAGGATTATAAAATCCATACCAGAGGTTGAGCTTGTTTTTGGAAAGGCTGGCAGGGCAGAAACAGCAACAGACCCTGCACCACTTGAGATGTTTGAGACAGTGATAAATCTAAAACCTGAATCGCAATGGCGTGAGGGCATGAATGTAGAAAAACTCAAGGACGAACTGAATGAAAAACTCTCCATTCCTGGTGTTGCCAATTCCTTTACAATGCCCATAAAGGCAAGGATAGATATGCTTGCAACAGGCATAAGAACACCAGCAGGTATAAAAATACTTGGACCCGACATTGAGACCATAGAAAAAATAGGCATTGAGATTGAAGATGCAATAAAAGATATTCCTGGTACAAGAAGTGTGTATGCAGAAAGGGTCAATACAGGTTACTTTATTGACATAAAACCCAGAAGAGAGGTTATCGCAAGGTATGGATTAAGTATAGAAGAGGTCAACACCTTTGTCCAGACAGCCATTGGAGGTATGAATATCACAACCACTGTTGAGGGAAGAGAGCGTTATCCTGTAAATATAAGATATCCGAGAGAGCTAAGAGATAGCATTGAGAAACTGAAATCCCTTCCTGTACCTCTTAGCCCTGCAGGGTCAGAAAAAAACACTATGGACCCTTCAACATTTCAACAAACCTTTATTACATTAGGACAGCTTGCAGATATAGAGGTAAAGCCGGGACCTACCATGATTAAATCAGAGGAGGGACTCCTTGCTGCCTATGTTTATATAGACTTTTCAAGTAAGGATATTGGAGGATATATTGAGGAGGTTAAAAAACGTATAAGAGAAAAGATAAAGATCCCACCTGGTTACAGACTTCAGTACAGTGGAGAATATGAATACATGCTAAGGACTCATGAAAGGCTTAAGCTGGTAATTCCCCTTACTATATTCATAATCTTTGTCCTCATTTATCTAAATACTCGTTCTGTTACAAAGACATTTATTGTTCTTCTTGCTGTACCTTTCTCACTTGTTGGTTCATTCTGGTTTCTTCATCTCCTTGGATACAATCTTTCAACTGCAGTATGGGTTGGCCTCATTGCCCTTGCTGGACTTGATGCGGAAACAGGTGTTGTTATGCTTCTTTATCTGGAGCTTGCCTATCAGAAATGGGTTAAAGAAGGCAGGCTCAAGACTATAGCTGACCTAAGAGATGCAATTATGTATGGTGCTGTAAAAAGGATCAGACCGAAAATAATGACTGTCAGTGTAATACTTGCGGGTCTCATACCCATAATGTTCAGCCAGGGCACAGGCTCAGACGTAATGAAAAGGATCGCAGCACCAATGATAGGCGGGGTAATAACATCAACAATCCTGGAGCTGATAATTTACCCTGTAATTTACATGCTCATAAAAAAGAGAGCTCTGAATAATTCTACCCCTTCAGCCTCTTTGTGA
- a CDS encoding FixH family protein, producing MKIITIILSMLLLTGIAFGKDYEVKKTVNGYEVVARIDKNPPSTGKNNITVTIKEAGKIVTDAKVTINYSMPAMPGMPPMDYKTDASLKGNEYAATMDLSMSGPWNIAIKIKRGDKTSTMKFNIDVR from the coding sequence ATGAAGATAATAACAATCATTTTATCAATGCTTTTACTTACCGGCATTGCCTTCGGTAAGGACTATGAGGTTAAAAAGACAGTAAATGGCTATGAGGTTGTGGCAAGGATAGATAAAAACCCTCCATCAACTGGAAAGAATAATATTACAGTCACGATTAAAGAGGCTGGAAAGATTGTTACCGATGCAAAAGTAACAATCAATTACTCCATGCCAGCGATGCCCGGTATGCCACCCATGGATTATAAAACTGATGCTTCCCTGAAAGGAAATGAATACGCAGCTACAATGGATCTGAGCATGTCAGGTCCATGGAATATTGCAATAAAGATCAAGAGAGGAGATAAAACATCAACAATGAAATTCAACATTGATGTAAGATAA
- a CDS encoding CdaR family protein: MSKFHKFFDFFRKDLILKITSLFIAIVLWFFVVIKGQTEITMNVPLELKYIPRGLGVESKSVSQVTVGVKGFEQIIKNLKPYDVKVSVDLSKAKKGMNVIYLGSKDVSIPSSLTVTSIEPSSVRIRLDEIRVKRVSIIPELTGEPQRGYVISAVRVEPETVEIEGLRSHIEKMRYIKTEPLSIDGIKEDITFTALLEPPAGYVRINPESVKVKVIIRRQKP, from the coding sequence ATGAGCAAATTTCATAAATTTTTTGATTTTTTCCGAAAAGATCTTATTTTAAAAATTACCTCCCTTTTTATAGCTATAGTTTTATGGTTTTTTGTTGTTATCAAAGGTCAGACAGAGATTACAATGAATGTACCCCTTGAATTAAAATACATACCCAGAGGGCTTGGCGTAGAGAGTAAAAGTGTATCACAGGTGACAGTCGGTGTTAAGGGCTTTGAACAGATCATAAAAAATCTGAAACCCTATGATGTAAAGGTATCTGTAGATCTTTCAAAGGCAAAGAAAGGGATGAATGTTATTTACCTTGGCAGCAAAGATGTTTCAATTCCTTCCTCCCTCACTGTAACATCTATTGAACCTTCAAGTGTTAGGATAAGACTTGATGAGATAAGGGTAAAAAGGGTTTCAATAATTCCTGAGCTAACAGGTGAACCTCAAAGGGGGTATGTTATAAGTGCTGTAAGGGTAGAGCCAGAAACTGTGGAGATAGAGGGTCTTAGATCGCATATTGAAAAAATGAGGTATATCAAGACCGAGCCTCTCTCAATTGACGGCATTAAAGAAGATATAACCTTTACAGCATTACTTGAACCACCTGCTGGTTATGTGAGGATAAATCCAGAAAGTGTAAAGGTAAAGGTAATTATTAGGAGGCAGAAACCATGA
- a CDS encoding TolC family protein, which translates to MRGVLIILILLGITASSGADEGLYPVLKLDRLLEIASMENHELLMARSGVEISRYRIQQAGALPDPMIMIGYENEGWSRYTYGEMPGARWIFSLSQTFPWPGKLSQKELSAEREAESFKALYEKMKLNVIEELKVKYYELLLVYKTIDYIEEKKELLKRLEDITSSRYSSGMATLSELIMAQTEKYMAMEQEIMYKQKIKSLEGMINSLINREPLSPLGRPEERLTEEIKLDENYLIDRAMDSPEIKEIKYLLESRQYIYKQAELEYYPDLTISAQVSLKPEPYEDMWMLSLSFNLPIFYRTKQRNMVLEAKAEIDESYHKLEAAKQMLKANIIDTLSMLRASEELISLYRGVFIPKAEQAFEAAITAYRTGKIELTEVIKALNNLIDYRLNYWRQIIEREKLLSRIERLCGGKINEKPQSSNEKD; encoded by the coding sequence GTGAGAGGGGTCCTCATCATCCTTATTCTTTTAGGGATAACTGCTTCATCAGGGGCAGATGAGGGCCTCTACCCTGTACTTAAATTAGATAGACTCCTTGAGATTGCATCAATGGAAAATCATGAACTCCTGATGGCAAGATCAGGGGTTGAGATATCTAGGTACCGTATCCAGCAGGCAGGAGCCCTTCCTGATCCAATGATAATGATAGGCTATGAGAATGAGGGATGGTCAAGATACACATACGGCGAGATGCCAGGTGCCAGATGGATATTCTCTCTATCTCAGACATTTCCTTGGCCGGGCAAGCTTTCCCAAAAAGAACTCTCAGCAGAGAGAGAGGCAGAATCATTTAAGGCACTTTATGAAAAAATGAAGCTCAATGTGATTGAAGAGCTGAAGGTTAAATATTATGAACTCCTTCTTGTATATAAGACCATTGATTATATAGAAGAAAAGAAGGAGCTTCTCAAAAGGCTCGAAGATATAACATCCTCAAGATATTCCTCAGGCATGGCTACACTTTCTGAACTGATCATGGCACAGACAGAAAAATATATGGCTATGGAACAGGAGATAATGTACAAACAGAAAATAAAATCCCTTGAAGGGATGATAAATTCCCTGATTAATAGAGAGCCATTGAGTCCTCTTGGAAGGCCCGAAGAGAGATTAACAGAGGAGATAAAACTTGATGAAAATTATCTGATTGATAGGGCAATGGATTCACCTGAAATAAAGGAGATTAAATATCTTTTAGAATCAAGACAGTACATATACAAACAAGCAGAGCTGGAATATTATCCAGACCTTACCATCTCAGCACAGGTATCTTTAAAACCTGAACCATATGAAGATATGTGGATGCTTTCACTCTCTTTCAATCTCCCGATATTCTACAGGACAAAACAGAGAAATATGGTTTTAGAGGCAAAGGCAGAGATTGATGAAAGTTATCATAAACTTGAGGCAGCAAAACAGATGCTAAAGGCGAATATTATTGATACCCTCTCGATGCTCAGGGCATCAGAAGAGCTAATAAGTCTTTACAGGGGAGTCTTTATACCAAAGGCTGAACAGGCATTTGAGGCAGCTATCACAGCATACAGAACAGGAAAAATAGAGCTCACAGAGGTAATAAAAGCTCTAAATAACCTGATTGATTACAGACTTAATTACTGGAGACAGATTATTGAAAGGGAAAAGTTACTTTCAAGGATTGAAAGACTCTGTGGAGGAAAGATAAATGAAAAACCCCAGAGCAGTAATGAAAAGGATTAA
- a CDS encoding efflux RND transporter periplasmic adaptor subunit, with translation MKNPRAVMKRIKVGILKFIFIYLLISLYPHNLSEAQEPLVEVTLEQQRIVGIKTSKVAYIDMKRTIKTAGIVQFDESLTSTINIKIEGWIEKLHVNTTGRYINKGEPLAEIYSPELLSAQEELLSALRLLKKAQEKGSELLINDARKIYEAARQRLLYWDIPQEKIEDIEKNNRPLRTLTILSPQKGYVIQKYAVEGMRVMPGERLFDIADLERVWIIADVYEADIALLQSLKSAEIRLSHIPSRVYRAPVDYIYPVVNESTRTLKVRFLLPNQGHLLRPGMFTDILIKTNLGRRLAIPEDAVIDTGLRTIVYVRKSDEEFEPREILTGLSADGMREVIRGLKPGEEVVSQATFLIDSEARLKGIKPLPLK, from the coding sequence ATGAAAAACCCCAGAGCAGTAATGAAAAGGATTAAGGTAGGGATTTTAAAATTTATATTCATCTATCTACTGATATCTCTCTATCCTCATAACCTCTCAGAAGCTCAGGAACCACTTGTGGAGGTAACCCTTGAGCAACAAAGGATAGTAGGTATCAAAACATCAAAAGTAGCCTATATTGATATGAAACGGACCATAAAAACTGCTGGAATTGTCCAGTTTGACGAATCCCTTACCTCAACCATAAATATAAAGATAGAGGGCTGGATCGAGAAACTTCATGTGAATACAACAGGAAGATATATAAATAAAGGAGAGCCACTTGCAGAGATATACAGTCCTGAACTCCTATCAGCTCAGGAAGAACTCCTCAGTGCCTTGAGGCTTTTGAAGAAGGCGCAGGAGAAAGGTTCTGAACTTCTCATAAATGATGCCAGAAAGATATATGAAGCAGCAAGACAGAGGCTTCTTTACTGGGACATCCCACAGGAAAAGATAGAAGATATAGAGAAAAATAACAGACCCTTAAGAACACTTACTATCCTAAGTCCTCAAAAGGGTTATGTAATTCAGAAATATGCTGTAGAGGGTATGAGGGTAATGCCAGGAGAAAGGCTTTTTGACATAGCAGACCTTGAACGTGTATGGATAATTGCAGATGTATATGAAGCTGATATAGCCTTATTACAATCCCTTAAGTCAGCAGAGATAAGATTAAGCCATATTCCATCAAGGGTATACAGGGCTCCTGTTGATTATATCTATCCTGTGGTTAATGAGAGTACAAGGACATTAAAGGTTAGATTTCTTCTTCCAAATCAGGGGCATCTCCTTAGACCTGGCATGTTTACAGATATTTTAATAAAAACAAACCTTGGCAGGAGGCTTGCCATTCCAGAAGATGCAGTGATCGATACTGGTTTAAGAACCATTGTATATGTTCGTAAATCTGATGAAGAATTCGAACCGAGAGAAATTCTTACAGGACTAAGTGCAGACGGAATGCGAGAGGTTATAAGGGGTCTTAAACCAGGCGAAGAGGTAGTGAGCCAGGCAACATTTCTGATTGACTCTGAGGCCAGACTTAAGGGAATAAAACCGCTTCCATTGAAATAA
- the cdaA gene encoding diadenylate cyclase CdaA — translation MFSLYQIRWQDFIDILIIAFILYRLLAFFKRGSRAGRIVIGIVILLAASLLSKTFGFYTVDWLFHNFWSQIVIALIIIFQPEIRRALAQMGRSPIFGLTSAEEIKSIDEIVKAAISLASRKIGALIVIEREVSLRDYVEIGVPLDAKVSKELLLSIFHPTSPIHDGAVIIRGNRVVAAGCFLPLALGTEISKAYGTRHRAGIGLSEETDAVVIIISEETGHISVAIRGELKTNLDLSTLRDILTNLFSEKEEL, via the coding sequence ATGTTTTCCCTTTACCAGATAAGGTGGCAGGATTTTATTGACATCCTTATTATCGCTTTCATTCTCTACAGACTTCTTGCCTTTTTTAAGCGCGGAAGCAGGGCAGGAAGGATAGTTATAGGGATAGTTATTCTCCTTGCAGCTTCTTTACTTTCCAAAACCTTTGGCTTTTACACTGTTGACTGGCTTTTTCATAATTTCTGGAGCCAGATAGTCATAGCCCTGATAATAATATTTCAGCCAGAGATAAGAAGGGCTCTTGCTCAAATGGGTAGATCACCAATATTTGGGTTAACATCAGCTGAGGAGATAAAATCCATTGATGAAATTGTCAAAGCGGCTATCAGCCTTGCCTCAAGAAAAATAGGTGCCCTTATTGTTATCGAAAGGGAGGTATCACTGAGGGATTATGTAGAAATAGGCGTACCCCTCGATGCAAAGGTCTCAAAAGAGCTACTTTTAAGCATATTCCATCCCACGTCACCCATACATGATGGCGCTGTAATTATAAGGGGTAACAGGGTTGTGGCTGCTGGCTGTTTTCTACCCCTTGCTCTTGGTACTGAGATAAGTAAGGCGTACGGTACAAGACACCGTGCTGGAATAGGATTGAGTGAGGAAACGGATGCGGTAGTGATAATAATTTCAGAGGAAACAGGTCACATATCTGTAGCAATCAGAGGTGAGTTAAAGACCAACCTTGATCTCAGCACATTAAGGGATATCCTTACAAACCTTTTCTCCGAAAAGGAGGAATTGTAA
- a CDS encoding DNA internalization-related competence protein ComEC/Rec2 — protein sequence MSSEPSLSSDFKYRVKIRKCSPEPCPSEVRLYFDKYIEPGTEAEVFMKLKLKNYGLVPGIYARPYCKAIPIEIKIKKVSKDIRWTVEKQREKLNDLFERIFNEKAAGLSKALITGAKDVDPDLRESFRKTGLSHLLTISGTHFGLLFFLFFRITKRIISFLPYRVFHRLTTEVSINFISVIIVVPFLTWYFVISGMDIPAFRAFIMAILFVSGLMIERRYYWLAGLLIAATIILIIEPYSFSDLSFLLSFSAVFFIGLWFRQFKKEHDSTEGILKKRLIVPFINTFFISLSATLGTLPLILYFFHYLPLTGILSNILITPLVCFVLLPLLLFFSFFYLLTGHLILKDLLEGIINFVIKIVELFASFKYSEITVLPFPVVVLLALYFFLILFLLLNRLRYFYLAFFIIIILFLTIRTDRTPQITFLDVGQGDSTVIELPDGRTVVIDTGKSGIETSAYLRYRGKRTIDVLILTHPHPDHTGGLRLLKENFKIKEIWDNGFLLYPEDLRDIPRRALKRGDYISARGYSFYVLHPYQGFYTSGDRYSYENNTSLVLKAIINGVSVLFTGDIEREAEADILYLGEILNSDILKIPHHGSRYSTYKNFFELISPEFAIISAGARNPYGHPHREVLNSLKDSNVFITSSTGTIKILLKGNLYVKLYKDFRLVETRSLLVEISNIKNLFRTF from the coding sequence TTGTCATCTGAGCCCTCATTAAGCAGTGATTTTAAATACAGGGTTAAGATCAGAAAATGTTCTCCTGAGCCGTGCCCATCAGAAGTCAGGCTTTATTTTGATAAATATATAGAGCCTGGAACAGAGGCTGAGGTTTTTATGAAATTAAAACTTAAAAACTATGGTCTGGTTCCGGGTATTTATGCAAGACCTTATTGTAAAGCGATACCAATTGAGATAAAGATTAAAAAGGTTTCTAAAGATATAAGGTGGACTGTTGAGAAACAGAGGGAAAAACTTAACGACCTTTTTGAAAGGATATTTAACGAAAAGGCTGCTGGTTTATCAAAGGCACTTATTACGGGTGCAAAGGATGTGGATCCTGATTTGAGGGAATCATTTAGAAAGACAGGTCTATCCCATCTCCTTACAATCTCAGGAACCCATTTTGGACTTTTATTTTTTTTATTTTTCAGAATTACGAAGAGGATTATTTCTTTTCTTCCGTACAGAGTATTTCACAGATTGACCACAGAGGTATCAATAAATTTTATATCCGTTATTATTGTTGTACCCTTTCTGACATGGTATTTTGTTATCTCTGGTATGGATATACCAGCCTTCAGGGCTTTTATAATGGCCATACTTTTTGTATCAGGACTTATGATTGAAAGAAGATATTACTGGCTCGCGGGACTCTTGATAGCTGCAACAATTATCCTTATTATTGAACCATACTCTTTTTCTGACCTTTCTTTTCTGCTTTCTTTCTCTGCAGTATTCTTTATAGGACTCTGGTTTAGGCAATTTAAAAAAGAACATGACTCTACAGAAGGGATATTAAAGAAAAGATTGATTGTTCCTTTTATAAATACCTTTTTTATTTCTCTTTCTGCAACACTCGGTACCCTTCCTTTAATACTTTATTTTTTTCACTATTTACCTCTAACAGGTATATTGTCCAATATCCTTATCACGCCTTTAGTTTGTTTTGTGCTTTTGCCACTGCTTTTATTTTTTTCTTTTTTTTATCTTCTAACCGGCCATCTTATTTTAAAGGATCTGCTTGAAGGAATTATCAATTTTGTAATTAAAATCGTTGAACTCTTCGCTTCCTTTAAATATTCGGAAATAACTGTATTGCCCTTTCCTGTGGTAGTTTTGCTTGCTCTTTATTTCTTTTTAATTCTCTTTTTATTACTTAATAGGCTAAGATATTTTTATCTCGCCTTTTTTATAATTATTATTTTATTCCTGACTATAAGAACGGATAGAACACCCCAGATCACATTCCTTGACGTTGGACAGGGAGACAGTACAGTTATTGAATTACCTGATGGAAGGACTGTTGTTATTGATACAGGTAAAAGCGGAATAGAGACATCAGCTTATTTGAGATACAGGGGTAAAAGAACGATCGATGTGTTAATTCTTACTCATCCCCATCCTGATCATACAGGAGGTCTGAGATTATTAAAAGAAAATTTCAAGATAAAAGAGATATGGGACAATGGATTTCTTTTATATCCAGAAGATTTAAGAGATATTCCTAGAAGAGCTCTTAAGAGAGGAGATTATATTTCTGCTAGAGGATATAGTTTTTATGTACTTCATCCCTATCAAGGTTTTTATACCTCTGGAGATAGATACAGTTATGAGAACAATACCTCTCTTGTACTTAAGGCAATTATTAATGGAGTCTCTGTGCTTTTTACTGGAGATATTGAAAGAGAGGCAGAAGCAGATATTCTTTATCTCGGTGAAATTTTAAATTCTGATATCTTAAAGATACCACATCATGGAAGCAGATATTCAACATATAAGAATTTTTTTGAGCTAATATCACCAGAGTTTGCTATAATAAGTGCTGGAGCAAGAAACCCATATGGTCACCCGCACAGAGAGGTTTTAAATAGTTTAAAGGATTCAAATGTATTTATCACCTCCTCAACTGGAACAATTAAGATTTTACTTAAAGGCAATTTATATGTTAAATTATACAAAGACTTCAGGTTAGTAGAAACCAGAAGCCTTTTAGTAGAGATTTCAAACATAAAGAATTTATTTAGAACATTTTAA
- the glmM gene encoding phosphoglucosamine mutase gives MRLFGTDGIRGKANIEPLTPEMIVRIGMAIAKVLRKSSGRNMILIGKDTRLSGYMVESALTSGICSMGMNVILIGPLPTPGIAFLTRALRVDAGIAISASHNPFEDNGIKCFSSDGFKLPDKVEERIEQLVEDQVLFNGRPAADGIGKAFRLEDATGRYIEYIKSTIPRGFNIEGLRIVVDCANGAAYKVTPWVLRELGADVVSINDKPDGKNINKDCGSLYLEGLRRAVIENSAHLGIAHDGDADRTIFIDEKGNIINGDHILAICALDMKRDGRLKKNKVVATVMSNLGVENYLNKNGIEMVRTKVGDRYVVERMLDEDCNLGGEQSGHIVFLDHNTTGDGPITALQVLYLIKKTGRTLSELTKDIIFYPQILINVPVRNELRLEDIPELKKDISLAEEKLGNKGRILVRRSGTESKIRIMVEGEDELLIKEIASHLADRITRSTGERPP, from the coding sequence ATGAGATTATTCGGTACCGATGGTATAAGAGGAAAAGCAAATATAGAACCTTTAACCCCTGAGATGATTGTAAGAATTGGCATGGCTATAGCAAAGGTATTAAGAAAATCTTCAGGTAGAAACATGATTCTAATAGGTAAGGATACAAGACTTTCAGGATATATGGTAGAGAGTGCTCTTACCTCGGGAATATGTTCAATGGGAATGAATGTAATATTAATTGGTCCCCTCCCTACCCCGGGAATAGCATTTCTTACCAGAGCCTTGAGGGTTGATGCAGGGATTGCTATTTCTGCTTCCCATAATCCTTTTGAAGACAATGGTATAAAGTGCTTTTCCTCTGATGGATTTAAATTACCCGATAAGGTTGAAGAAAGGATAGAGCAGCTAGTTGAAGATCAAGTGCTCTTTAACGGAAGACCTGCTGCAGACGGAATAGGAAAGGCCTTCAGACTGGAAGATGCCACTGGAAGGTATATTGAGTATATTAAATCTACAATCCCAAGGGGGTTCAATATTGAAGGTCTCAGAATTGTAGTAGATTGCGCAAATGGTGCTGCCTATAAGGTTACACCCTGGGTTTTAAGAGAGCTAGGAGCAGATGTAGTATCAATAAATGATAAACCTGACGGTAAGAATATAAATAAAGACTGTGGTTCTCTCTATCTTGAAGGTCTCAGAAGGGCTGTCATTGAAAACTCAGCCCATCTCGGAATTGCCCATGATGGAGATGCAGACAGGACTATATTTATAGATGAAAAGGGCAATATTATAAATGGAGATCACATACTTGCTATATGTGCCTTAGATATGAAAAGAGACGGAAGATTAAAAAAGAATAAGGTTGTAGCAACTGTTATGAGTAACTTAGGAGTTGAAAATTATCTCAATAAAAATGGTATAGAGATGGTCAGGACAAAGGTCGGCGATAGATATGTCGTTGAGAGAATGCTTGATGAGGACTGCAACCTTGGCGGAGAACAATCAGGACACATAGTCTTTCTTGACCATAATACTACAGGTGACGGTCCCATAACAGCGCTTCAGGTCCTTTATTTAATAAAGAAAACAGGAAGAACCCTCTCTGAGCTTACAAAAGATATAATCTTTTATCCCCAGATATTAATAAATGTACCAGTAAGGAATGAGCTCAGACTTGAGGACATACCTGAACTAAAAAAAGATATAAGTCTTGCAGAAGAGAAACTTGGAAATAAAGGCAGGATACTTGTGAGGAGATCAGGAACAGAGTCAAAAATAAGGATAATGGTTGAAGGAGAGGATGAGCTTTTAATAAAGGAGATTGCTTCCCATCTGGCAGATAGAATAACTCGGAGCACAGGAGAGAGGCCTCCCTAA